In Chryseobacterium camelliae, one DNA window encodes the following:
- a CDS encoding glucosaminidase domain-containing protein produces the protein MKQPLKYLRIVILSLVLSLTSTVSQAQTHKYLEKNRAIASELSAKYGIPAAIILSIAFVETGGGTSKSSTVYNNHFGIVGNNNSHSKYRSFSSVRESYEAFCQLIIKKDYYSALKGNLDFSKWIRAIASAGYSTRPKEWMRRINLIISKYKLAGE, from the coding sequence ATGAAACAACCTTTAAAGTACTTAAGAATTGTAATTTTGAGTTTAGTGTTAAGTTTAACTTCTACAGTAAGCCAGGCGCAGACCCATAAATACTTAGAGAAAAACAGAGCTATTGCTTCTGAGCTTTCTGCAAAGTACGGAATCCCCGCAGCCATCATTCTTTCTATAGCGTTCGTTGAAACCGGCGGCGGTACCAGTAAAAGTTCTACCGTTTACAACAATCACTTCGGCATCGTTGGAAATAACAATTCCCATTCCAAATACAGGAGCTTTTCCTCAGTAAGAGAATCTTACGAAGCTTTTTGCCAGCTCATCATTAAAAAAGATTATTATTCAGCCCTGAAAGGCAACCTGGATTTCTCCAAATGGATCAGAGCCATTGCTTCAGCAGGATATTCCACACGCCCTAAAGAATGGATGCGCAGAATCAACCTGATTATCTCAAAATATAAACTCGCAGGCGAGTAA